ataggcttttcgtaacgtcaaaccgaGTTGCCCAACGTGTCGGGAATACCctgaattaaatttctataaggtcaatttgtctTAGAAACTCTCTAGGGCAAACGTCCTAAATTTGGTGCCATAACAATACCATTTACTCAAACctgggtttgatctctaaagtaagtaaaagagagcttgtctaaCATCTAGAAGCTTATTTAGAaccatctaaaccatttctagggcataatAAGCAAACCCTAGGaattcaccattagagcactgaagaaaactagggttttcatgtgttctaagCCATTACTAGGTTTCTATATACgagagaagatcaaaacctagttttctaGGGTATAAAATCAAACCTTATACCTATTGTTACAAAACACCTCACCTTAACCCAAAGCTCTCcaatgtccaccttgtaggagagatcccaagccttcaaaaccaccaaaaatccctccaaagccttcttctccttcacctCCTAGCTCTTGGAAGTGAtctctaaagagagaaagagagaaatgagagaataGGTGTGTGTTGGCTgtggaagagggagagagaggtgttgGGGTGTTTTATAAGGTGCTACAATTGCGTCTAGGTCcccaatttctttttatttgcagcagaccaaatTGGTGCTGttagaccaaagtgtaccggtacactttgttcTGTCACTGATTACACGATCACGCAAAGGCAAACCCGAGCGCACGTTTCTCGGTTACGCaagatttgtaccggtacactttcaaagGTACCAGTACACTTCGGATTTttctctcaaacccgagagcaagctctTCTTGGTctgcagggctgtaccggtgacaactcaatcgttgtaccggtacactttgcccagaatgctGGTTTTGCGtcgttttcgattctatttcgcgccggtcgatgTTAAAAtccttttaactcttttagaactccttttcaacccttccaacattgttggaatgtcaaccagactttgtccatccatttctctcggcattttaaccaatttggctaaagttcgataatcgctatcgaGCTTTCGATACATTacatattttgtatttgaaacTAATCCAAATCATCCtatgtaatatttattttccatTTCAACTTGGTTTAACATAGAATACAAATTAGTTTAACTAGAATGTAGTTAGATATGTAGTCAAGGCAATTAAACTGATTACATTCATAAACtgtttatgttttgtagtgtttggtttgaagaaaaaaaaatagtttttcatcaatatttattttctttgaaagaaaaaaaataaatgaaaagtgCTCTATATGCaagaatttttaacttttttggtTGGTCCCTAACTGAAAGATGTTTTAGAAGTCTTTTGATTTTATTGTCTGACtaacctgatttttttttttttttttgcagaaatTTCAAAAAAAGGAAGAATTGGTGTTTAATTCTGAGTGAATTCATAAAATAAGTTGAAGAACTCGTAGAAAACTTTGATTTCATATGGATTTTATTTCTGTTAGATTGAAAACttctttgaataaaatttttaattgacaatTCTGTTTACTCTGCAAATTCCTATTTGATTAAATGATTTGGCTTGTCTTGTTTGACAATTGTCGTatgtaatcaaatttaaatttgtttgaatgaTGAATTTGTTCTTATATCTCAATTTAAAGAGTATTAAATTTTtgtctagtttttttttttaattgtatgttttatattttgtattagaTTCACAACAATTACGAAACCGATGgtataaatttactaatttatacTAGCGCTTTTTACTATATTTAGTAGCGGTCGGAGAAGCgttactaaaattattttctccaaTGGTTGTATAAACTGTCGGTAAAGACTTTTAGCGACAGAGATCTAACAGCGGTTATAGAACTTTTCTCGGCGGTTTTACAAATGTCGGGAAATATTTTTCCAGCGATCCTAGACACTTTTCCCAGCGGTTTCGACCGCttctaaaacctattttttttgtagtgtgtGAAAGCCAAACCTTTATCTCCACCCTCTCTTTTTTTAGTGGCTTCATCTTTCTCCAAGCTTAGAATTGGACAAGAGCACTTGAAGAAGGAGCACTCCAAGGGTGAGATCAAGTTCTTCGACAATTATTGATCCACCTAATGGTAAGTGAGATGAGTTTCTCGTATTTTGGATGTGATTTTAGGGTTTTCTTAGATAAAGACTTTCAAAAGTTCTAACTTGATTAGAACTTCTTCTTTAGGCTTGATTAGAAGCCTCAACAACAAAAATCCACTTTACGATGAGGCTCTAGTGACTTGAGGTGGGTTATGCTTTTCGAAATGGTTGGATCCTTTCCTCTATCTCTAAATCCCTGTTTCTCTAACTTATGGTTGCATGATTTGAATAGTAAGGTTTTTTGATATTCCTCCTCCTTTTATTTGATATGCATGCATAGTAGATGATAGCTACATCCCATCTTTGGAAACTTATGATTTAGCATACATGAGTAGAGAATGACAATATTGTGTCCTCATAACCCTATCACTTGTATGATTAGCAGTAAAAGTTATCTTATCATGAGATGCTTGATTAGCATAGTTGCCATGCATGATTACcataaggggccgtttggttcccactataaaatattactaggagtaaaaagatgttcgagaatcttatttctattcattctattactaagaatatgacATTCcggtgtttggttcgcacggtcatattatttagtcatgttatttaagattacgaaaaatatacaattaatttatttattttgttaataaagtttagataatattataaaaaatttcaacatctttttagaaaaaaaggagagaaaatattggttagagagagagcataattaaagaaaatatgaagagaaatagagtcgaggttaGAGGGAGTGAGAAAATTGAGactttagaaaaagagggggagagagagctttgtttagagagagaaaaagagttgaagttgagagagaaaaagataagtttgaagagagatatgaggttagagtgtaaaaaaaaaaatactaactaACCGGCAggtaggaaaaaagaaagagattagacatattataattactctaatccattaatatgaggatatccACCCTCcttcaaaggaatgagattagtactttgggatgaatctcattcccaagtaaatccaatattacaaattagattacttagtgcgtttagccaaacactgttatatttttttattcctattagattaataggaatcttaaaaagatagcgcgaaccaaacgcaccctaaagatTTATGAATTTGTAAACCTAGTATGGTTAATAAACGATGATGACAATTATCCATTTTGGTACCTTCTAGTAGCATGCTGTATTTACCATTGTGATACTTTCTTCATGAGAAAAGCATGCTAGGATAGCAGGTACCACTATTTTAGAATAGGCGCTCTTCATTGTGAGATTTTTGACCAAGCTTGCGCTAGTTGTTTATTAGCTTGTAGAGTTTGCGACTACACGGGCAGCGTCcctccgaaggtgattatacaAATTGGGGGATAGACTGCCGAGGTGGGCGTAGTGCCCATAAAGCCGTGACGAGCAAGCTTGGAACGGACCATGTGGTCGGTTGATGGTAAAATTGGATCCTTGTGACAAATGTCACATTGCTAGGATTTGAGACATATATCGGCAAAGTTGATCATGTTGGACCTACATGTACCCTGTACTTTGTAGAGGCATTGTAGCGACATCTTTACTTATACTCCGTTATCCTATTATTTAGTTGCTTTATATCTCGCTTATTCAATCCTATTAACTCATTTAGACCTAGTGTGGACATTTGGCCAGGTTTGGCGGTCGTACCCACTAGAAACTTATTgcagttctcacaccctcttattgatatttttattacagAAACATCTATCAACAGTGAGGCGCATGATCACGTCAAGGGTGTCGTGAACTAGTTAGAAGGCTACCCTTCACGTGTTGTAGGCGACCCATTTCGTGACATGATATCATGTATTTATAACATTATGAGAGAAGAAGAAATGTGTTTCGTTTTGGTGATGGAATTGTATAAGGAATAAAGATTAGCTTGTAAAAGTTTATAGTATACTAGTTTCACTCTAATGCTAGATGGTACATGATCTCGTATGTGATGTACAAGTTGAAAGTTTTTATCCGTTTTGTGCGGGCAAAGGAGACTCTGTGCATTCAGCGGGTCCATCGCACATGCACGAGAGAGAGCCTCGGGTGGTCCGGTGTGaaggaaacaaataaaaaggaTACAAGGGATGGTTGGTGCTATCCAAAAGAATTATTAACATTACAATACGGAGGAGGAGGTGAATGTTAGGTCAGCTAATTTGGTAAATTTTGAGATTTACTAACTAGTCATGCAATAGTCATTGGCTGTTCTTGATATAGTTCGATCATAAATTTAATGAAACattgaaataaattgaaaaaagtaAACTTTCAGGCAAAACAGTAGTCTACAGTTTTACATTTCACTCGATATGACAATAACTGTTAGATTATCCATCTATGACTACAATTCTAAGTGCATCAATGAGTCAATCAAGACGAGATATTATTTAAAGTTGTCCAAATTTTCCGAAAGATGAAGAATTATATCATTGATGTTTATAATAGACAGTGCATCTAATAGATCAATTTGACAACCATCCACAATATAGCGGAGCTAATTCACATAAAATGCCAGTTCAAGAAAGTAACAAGAAAGACATATACATGGATTCCACTCAAATCTAGTATTAAATTTTACGAGGAAGAACTCATCAACCAAAAGATAACAATCGATACACAGTAATAGTCATAACTGAAGACCGATCATCAATAGTAACAGCAAAATGGGAATAAATCCCAAAACCGAGATgaattaaaaatgaaaacatCTATGTTGTGTTTTTACCCAATGTAAATAAGCATTAGGGTCTGTTTTgcaattattgaaaaataaaatagagttttaTTTTACACTGTATTTTGACATTTTGAAAactccataaaaaaaaaatttacttagtattttattatttggattgtttcttaaaaaaaatactcggattttattcttatataaagtaaattaagaaaaattgtattaattaaaacaaaactTCTTCGTTTATGAATCAAagcatgaaaaaaatatataattcattTGTAGATTGTATTTGTTGAGCCAATAAGGTGCGGACATATGGTATACCGGTACTCCATTCAATTATATAGATTCACAGTGCACCGGGAGTATCGGAAGGATCTAAAACCGCATGATTTAAAagaagttacagtaaccgcaagcagttgcaAGCAGTTCCGATCGACTAgatgtgacgccccgacttcccagggggtcacccatcctaggactactcccgtcctagcacgcttaactctcttaacctcttgggtctagccaccacccaaaatgcttaagccgggttaagagtttagccctattatatcttatatataggactatctggggtctcacaatctcccctcctttaagccctgacgtcctcgtcaggctcagactcacaagtaccaggcgatgtgagactcgtctcgctagcccgtcatccagaccctggctcagccgagactcatctcacacttccggctggtaattggctctgataccatctgtgacgccccgacttcccagggggtcacccatcctaggactactcccgtcctagcacgcttaactctcttaacctcttgggtctagccaccacccaaaatgcttaagccgggttaagagtttagccctattatatcttatatataggactatctggggtctcacactaGAAGTGGTCCGGAAAATTAGGAAATAATGGCCGATCGTGTAAAAGCAATAACTGATCAATAGGGCAatctataaatagaaaaataacgTCCTAAAAAGGGGTCTTTTTCCTGTGAACAAATGACCGCCTTTATTTCCTTATAATTTTCTGcattttttaggagtagtctacttgtaacttttatttttccgcatttactgttcttcctaggagtagttcatTAAATAGATCAACTGAGTCTGCATGCCATCCGGCACACTTAACCCCTGTACTTCTTACCAAttaatataaaggcattcggttTTTCAAGCTGACCAATTCCTGTGTTCGTTAGTCATTCGGCTCTTCGGCCGACTTCAGTTCTTGCTTGGTTCGtgcattcggctcatccagccgaaccgaatttactgtagaggtttcgaacccggctgatccgatccctcgtcagctgaatcgcttgatcaatcgaagggcgcaaacttcgaggatcACCATTCGAAGCTGTTTTCATCCTGACACGCTCCCCGaagaggatctttgaccgggtcaagagTCAGGGAATTCGGCTCGCAACAGTATCAAATTGagaacttttaaaaaaataattaaaaacaaaataattaaacaagTATCATAGTAAGCGTAATTCTTCTTCATCACAAATTTCAAAACATAACAAATTTCATCACAAATgtcgaaaaatcacaaattttgtCGTCTTCTTTATGGTCGCCAGGCACTCCCTCATTGCTCGAGTTTTTTACCGGCTGTGATCATGTTCTTGCCTTaatgattaaataaaaaaaaaaaaatcagttggGATCCAAATCGCACGTCATCCCTTTCCCGCAGAGAGACTCCCCCTTCCCACCCCTTTCTCTGCGATTCCTAAGGCAGCGGCGGTAGCAGTGATCATCTCCGTCTCCTTTTCCAGCCCCATCTCCACAACCCCATCTCCACTGCTAGTCCGCTACTGCTGCTTGCATCCATCTCTTCCTACGATTATTCCTCCTGCAGTCGTGGCCGTTAGCATCCATCTCTTCCTACGATTATTCCTCCTGCATCATGGCTGTTAGCAGGAGCGCATTGTCATTGTAGTCTGCAGAGTCATTGGCAGTGGCACCAGGGAAGGCGATGACATCATTGTTATCATCGTCGTCGGAGCGAgtagaggagggaggaggagagagaggatgggGAGGAAGGATGAGAGGGAGTGAAGGGAGCGGTGAGGGAGACGACTTCTAACCAAACTTTTTTTATCCCTAAATTACtctgtaaaatatatattataaagtaatttttttactttattaaacCTTCCAAAATTACtctgtaaaatatatattataatatcttAAGAAGCATCTATATTATAAAGATATTATATAGATGCGTAATAGGATTACATTTCAAGTGAACAGGCAAGCTGTAACACACATTTGAATATATTGACTACAATTTTTGCACCAATTACAAACTATGAGGAACAGATTATTATTTGTAATGAATTAACATATCTGGTAAGTGGGCCAAGCCGCCAAAGTATTGTGCCCAGGATTTTGTCAATCGATAACTGTTTAATAAATGTTGTCTAAAAGAAAGGATTTGTCTTTTCACCCACCTATGACAAGAAACGATGGACAAACGGCCAGACAAATGAAAAAGTTCAAAAGGGAGAAGGGAGGAGGGAGAAAAGTTTTGTTCAACCCTCAAACAACATCTTTTCCTGAACAACGACCTCCATATATACCCACCTAGAAAAGAATGAGATCAGATCGAAAAGCAAGTAGCACAAACAAGTAAGCAACTAAGTTTGCTTGGGAAAACAAATGCTTCCGAGCAAGTTATACCCTCAATACGGCAGATGATGGATTTCTCTAAAGTGATGATATTAAGGAACCAAAGATTCCTCTTTTGTAATGGAGAAAAGATGACACTCAAATGCTCTAAGGGACTAGTTAGCAGGCAACATCTCCAACTACATAGGAACCCAAAACTTTTCTTTGGTGTATAGCAGTTAAATCCAGTTCCAGGAACTTGAGTCGTAAATCAACGTGCAGAAGTTGCATCTCAACCTACACCCATTGAGAATACAAGAGGAAAAGTAGTAGTTATGATTTCGTTTCACTGATTTAAAACATTTCAGAAATGTTCtgcattttcttttcaattgaTTAGATTGCTGACAAGCAACTCGTAACAGTAGGCATATTGACAAGGGATGAAATCATACAAGCTTCTCTAGCAGGAGGAATTCtatactgtcacacttgcactacgtcatcaataacaagccaattacatttcttttttcaaacaaaagtacaataaaaatatttttttataatcatgatggggcATATACTCCTAAAAGGAGACATTTGATtagtttgttacgccacgtcaccaatatatccgttgcattctagaatttttcctctaGTAGGTATCTTAAATCAACATGAGGGGGGAACTTTTTCTTATCGGCATACCCAGTTGGATGAGATTTATTCCTCGCTAACAAGAATTCACAATTGCCTTGTGTTCTTCCAGCCCAAGTTGCGAGCTAACAATATTACCAATTGCAATAGAAAATGTGAAGCATTCCCAAAGTGATCCAAATTAGTGAAACAAATTGGTGAAACAAGCACCCCGTAGGGAATAAATGTCACCCCTCTGCCCAATGctcaaagaaaaaagagtaataaCTAAGGAATAGACTCACTACCCAATAAATAAAGGGAGAAAATTGACAAATCCAACATCAACTGCACACAACCAaaccaaaaggcaaaaaagaaAGTTACAGTTACAGCGAGAAAGAGAAGACGCAGCTGCAAACGTGCCTATCCAACTAGAAGCATCTCTAGCGACACAGCATTTTATAACTCCATCAAGCTAATCAAACTCTCAATCTAGTGACAATTCGCACCAGAAATTAACATGTAAAAACAACTCTATTGTGACAATCAATCAAACATGTGCGGTAAGAAGATACCATAATACAGACTATGCCATTCTTAAATCAGTTAGAGATAGCAAGCAGACAGCAATCATGAAGTTCTATTGACTCGGGACCGTAGAGAGAGCGATCTAGGCATGAGAATATTTAAACTACCGCGACAAAATAACAAAGGAGCAAAACTGAAAGGCATTAGATAATGATTGTTCTTAAGCAGTAAGTTGCAATAATTAAATCAACTATCTTAGagtataaatagaaataaatttagcatgATATATCAATCATTTGCTACTTAAACACTCAGACTATCAATTATGATATGcatgatattgaaaatttattttgattatcGTTCATCGGTTCATGTggtacttcgtttatttttctctcagtatttttcttaaataaactAGAAATTTCAATGAATATAACATTGCAatgccaaaaaaatatttttcttaaataaacaGCATGTGGACTGCTCAATTCATAATTGTCCACATCCTACATTTTCATTATGCGATGGATCGACCGCTTGTACGCTAAATTCAGCTCTTTCAGAACAAAAGTTCTTACATTCTACTAGAAGATGCTCAACAGGAACttctatggaaaaaaaaaaagaaaaaaaaaaaacataatattaaGGGAATGAATTCAAAAGATCCAAAGTTAAGGGCTCTTTTCGAAATTATCTTGAAAGCCAGCAGCTTGGAAACAGATTTTCCTTCTATAATTTCGATGTGATAGTCAACACTTCAATGCCCAACTTAGCCAAACTTATTAATTTAACTTCTATTACATGTCTCTAATGTAATCATAGTCACATATTTACAAgtttaataaagaaaataaagcaCTAAAATAAACAAGCAAAACTAGAATTTCCAGCAAAACCAGTGTTCCAATAGTGTTCACGTATTCACAAATTCAATGAATCACTAAACTGTAGCATTTGAATAGTTTAAAGATCCTATGGATTTGATTATGATGTACACAAAAAAAATAGCCACTGACTCCAATATTCTAAATTCAGTCtgcaagaaaaatatttataatttgattatCAAAGGTCTTCAAAAGATGAAGACTTGCACCATGCCACCATTAATGCTTAGTAGTGTAGGGCCCACATTTCGCGGCGAGAGGTAGTATTTCAGCCAATTAATTgggattgaaaaaaaattataacaaaaaagaaatacaaaaagaaaaaaaaaaaataaagtacccTTTTATGTACATTATAAAAAGGGATAATATCTGATACGCCcttcaaaatatcaaaaatatcttaaatatcCCTGgaggaccaaaatattcttgttgattttaaaaaattccttcaaatatcGCCATTTCCCATAGGGTTTTCTAATGGGATTTGGTtttaaaaggatatttttgtaatttaaggGTAAATTTGAACAATTTGAATAGTAATGGGcaaatactaataaaaattaaCCATAACTTTCAGTATTTCTAGAGTTAAATACTTAAAGTATTCTAATAACTACTAGTTAACTTCTTGGAGATTATCTAACTACTGATTTACCTGTCGAACAACTTCTTCGATGTGATGCCAtagttgaataataataattttgagatGTTATAACAGATGAAATGCTAGCAATCAGTTTTTGATAGCTAAACCAGCCGTCACAtcataatttcattaaaaaaaataatttaaatttgcgAAATAATCTAAggcaaaatatttaaagttcaatATCTCTACTGAAATAAAGTAAAGTTCACCGACCTAAATGAAATTTCACTAAAAGTTTGGCGACCAACAGTGAAATttacttaaataaatattaacaaTGCTACGTACacgtaaaacaaaaaaaattccacgacaattatatatatgaaaatcgAGAAAGCAATCATCAAATGATCGAAGTCACAATTACTGACCTCTAAACTTGATAACTGTGTACAACTCGCTCATGGTCCATCAAGGGACGAGGAACTTGAGAACTCAAATATTTTCCAAACTACTTCCAAACTTGCACCGCATAAATCCATAAACAATACTCTCCTAAGTCCTAACAATGGCAAATCGCACTTTTCGCGAGGAGAAGGCATTCTGTTAGACGCCAACTTCAAACAACTAGATTTTGCCCCAAAAGCCTAGATGTTCATGAGGGTGAGGAAAAGGTCTATAAAATTGTAAGGCGCATGCTAAGATAGTAGTTCTACTACACAGACATACAAAGCGTTATCGAACAATTTAGTTAAAGAAGTGCTGCCCAGGGCaacatattataatttttaagaaacTGTAAAATACGCAGATCCCGTATGCGAGTTAGAGCTAGCAATAACACGGGAAACTAAACTCTCTCATGAGTCATGATAACACAAAATTTAAAGGAGGATAAGGTTGATCGGGTTTCACCAAGGGACATTTCGCTAGTCctcgttcttcttcttcttcttcttgtcctTCTTGCTCAGCAGCTCATCGGGGACCACTTTCAGGAGCTTCCTGTCCTTGGACTTGGCAATCTTCTTGAGGGTCTTGGGGTTGGTGATTTTCTGCAACTTGGTGCCGGATCTGAGGATGTTCTCCTgcttcctcttctccctctcctccctcgccttCCTCTTACTCTCCTTGCTCTGGCGGATTTTCTCCTTGAGCTCGGCCATGCGCTCCCGATACGCCCGCTTCGTCTCCTTCTCGATGGTGCGCAGCTCCAGCGACTTGccgcggcgggaggcggcgacggcggaagCGCGGTGGGCGCGCGCCTGCTTCCACTTGCGGCCGGAGACCCTGCCGGCGATGACGCCGTCGTACGTGGGGCGGCCGAAGGAGGCAGGCTTGTCCGGGTCCTCCAGAGAGGGCAGAGCGGCCCGCTTCCACGGCGGCGGCCCGCCAGCGTCGAGGTCCATGGACGAGGAGGCTCGGCCGTCGTCGTCGCGGTCCTGGCCGACCTCGGATTCCACCCGCTTCCGCTTGTTCTTCGCACCGCCGACGCCTTCGTCCAAGAAGCGGAAGTCCAGGCCGGACGCCATGCTGATTAGTTATTAgcgtttctttctttttttccttttggagGGCGCCGCGCGGCGGAGATGATCGCGCGGGGGTCCAAAAAGAAAGGAAGCAGTAGCCGCGAGCGACGGTCTTGTTATTAGGGTTTTGAGTCACACGATTGCTTTTGTAACAGAGGGTGGTGTGTTTACAAgtttagggggaaaaaaattataagagagTATTTGGCCAAGCTTTTTAAAAGTAATTCTGtgcctaaaaataattttcggctCAGTAGAATATTTGATAATGgagattttaaaatctaattctgcTTCtgagaatcagaaaactgatttttcATCCTCTATAAGCAGAGGCAGAAAAAAACTGCTTCTCAAAACTAATTCCCGCAAAAATAGTTTTCtcacttaaaaaattttatgaaaataccGAAATTACCCCTAAACAAACAATATAATTATACTCTAACCTTTTATCACTTAATACTTTCAActaccctcctctctctcccattTTACCACAGCCAacctctctctccaaaaaaattcccctttcctttcttctctcctccatctctttcctttcttcctctCCGGTGACACCTCTCTCCGGTGAATCTTTTCTTTCCGGCGAACCTCCTCTCCGGCGAACCTCCAAAGAAGGtactctgtcacgccctggacttTAGTGGAAGCTCATCAGTcacgtgtacagacccgccgtatacaccTCAACCCTCAAgtgtacaccaggcgtctacaaatCAATATAGCAGAAAGGATAATATCTtgaccaggtaatcagagcgaAACTAAAAGTTCATAAACTTatacaaaataaaactttattaCAACTTAAAAAAAGTACAAAGTACATTCTACATAGTTCTAGTATACAACACTGAAATAAACTAGAAAAGCTGAT
This DNA window, taken from Ananas comosus cultivar F153 linkage group 21, ASM154086v1, whole genome shotgun sequence, encodes the following:
- the LOC109726888 gene encoding uncharacterized protein LOC109726888, coding for MASGLDFRFLDEGVGGAKNKRKRVESEVGQDRDDDGRASSSMDLDAGGPPPWKRAALPSLEDPDKPASFGRPTYDGVIAGRVSGRKWKQARAHRASAVAASRRGKSLELRTIEKETKRAYRERMAELKEKIRQSKESKRKAREEREKRKQENILRSGTKLQKITNPKTLKKIAKSKDRKLLKVVPDELLSKKDKKKKKKNED